Proteins encoded together in one Chryseobacterium sp. G0201 window:
- a CDS encoding helix-turn-helix domain-containing protein, with the protein MKIFIKNMVCGRCISAVENIFNDFNIKITSINLGEVESETEIANSTLELLEKRLEETGFERIKDSAHQLIDKIKTLIIEKISELDIDENFLLSEFLSSKLHKDYSSLSKTFSQNENITLEQFFILQKIEKVKELLLYNEFNLTEISGKLGYKSVQHLSSQFRNSTGFTPTEFKKLKIHNRKPLDFV; encoded by the coding sequence ATGAAAATTTTCATAAAAAATATGGTTTGCGGCAGGTGTATTTCTGCCGTTGAGAATATTTTTAATGATTTTAATATCAAGATTACATCAATTAATCTTGGCGAGGTCGAATCCGAAACTGAAATCGCCAATAGCACTCTGGAATTACTTGAAAAACGACTTGAAGAAACCGGTTTTGAGAGAATAAAGGATTCCGCACATCAACTTATAGATAAAATCAAAACACTGATTATTGAAAAAATCAGCGAACTTGATATTGATGAAAATTTTCTTTTGTCTGAATTTTTAAGCTCGAAACTTCATAAAGATTACAGCTCGCTTTCAAAAACCTTTTCTCAAAACGAAAATATTACGCTGGAGCAATTCTTCATCCTTCAAAAAATTGAAAAAGTAAAAGAATTGCTTTTATATAACGAATTTAATTTAACGGAAATCTCCGGAAAGTTAGGTTACAAAAGCGTTCAGCATTTATCATCCCAATTCCGAAACAGCACAGGCTTCACTCCTACTGAATTCAAAAAACTGAAAATTCATAACAGAAAGCCGCTGGATTTTGTCTGA